The genome window GAACCGAATCAACCGCTCCCGCTCGCGTTGCACGACTCTCGAAGTCGATCTCAAGACCTATCAGGTCAAGCACGCTGCGTTGACCGAGACCCTTTTAACGCTCAAAGAAGAGGTGGTCGTGCTGGAAAAAGGCCATGCCGATATTCAGCGCTTGCTGGCACGACGTCGTGAGGAGCAGCAACTCAGTGAATCTGCGTTGGAGCAGGCCCGTGTTGATTCGAAGGAAATTCTACAACAGTCCCGCACGATGCAGGAGCAGATCCAAGAGCAGGATCGTGGGATCGCACGTAAAACTGCTCAGCTGAATGTGCTTGAGAATCTACAGGCGAAATTTGAAGGATTTGGCGAAGGTGCGAAAGCGATCCTAGGCGATAAACTCGGCGAGGTGGTTTCGAAGAACAGTGTCTCGATTATCTCGAAAGAGCTGAAGGTGCAGCCCGCATACACGAGTGCTCTGGAGACGCTGCTTGGTCAAGCTGCGGAAGCACTGTTTATTGGCGATACGAAGCAGGCGCTCATGGTCATTGATCGGCTGGATGCCGATCAGCTGGGTCGTGCTTGTTTGCAAGTGAACTTAGAGGCTGGGCATAGTAAGATACCTGGGGTGAAGTTGCCTGACGATATCGTGGCGGCAGTTTCGGTCGTGCTAGCACGCGATTCTAGCTTGAGCGAAGCCGTGGCGCGTTTGCTTACAAATTGCTACTTTGCAGAAAGCTTAGAGAGCTTTGTTAAGTTTTGGAAAGCGCATCCGGAGTTTAACTTCTTACTCGTTGCAACTAAGAACGGTGAGATCATCGACTGCCGTGGTTTGATTCACGGCGGGCGGACTTCGGGTAAAAAGTCCTCCAGTGTGATCGAGCGCGAATCTGAGATTCGTAAACTTCGTAGTGAGATCGAGACTGAGCGTAAGGCGCTCAATACATTACGTGAGCAATCCACCACCTTGGAAGATCAGCGTCTCGTTGCAGAAGCGACCGTCGAAGAGCAACGTCAACGTCTGAGCGAACTCGCGAGTGAGGTGTCTGGGCTCGTCGCCGAAGAGCGTAACCAAGGGCAGAAGGTCGAGCACAATGCTCGGTCGCATCACAAAAGTGAGGATGATCTGGAGCGACTGGATGCGAAGCATGGTGACTCGGTGCAAGAGCTTGAAGAAGCGCAGCAGGAACTCGTCGCTGCTGAGAAAGCATTGCTCGAAGAGCGCCAAAGCGGCACTGATCTAGAGGATGCCATTGCTGAAGCCCGTGAGACCCGCGATCAAAAGCGTGAAGCACTTGCGGACGTTCGTCTCGAATTGGCGGAGAAGAAGCAACGTCTTGAATCAGTCGATCGCGTGCTGGGTGAAGTGCAGCGTGAGACAGCGAGTTTGCAGAACCGAATCATTCGCCGTAACCAAGAAATTGATACGATCAATGAACAGATCGGCCAGCTCAAGGGCAGCGGGGCTCGCGAGCGTGAGAAGAGTCTCGAACTTGAGAAGACTTTACAGGTCGCCTCGGCTTCATTGTCCGAAGATCGTGCGGGCATCAAAGAGATGGACGCCGTGATTACTGGTATTGATGGTAGTTTGGGCGGGCGTCGCAATGAAGGGCGCACGTATGATCAAGAGATGACGCGCCTAGAAATCCGTCTTGCTGAAGAGCGATCACAGATCGGATTTATTCACAGCGCTGCGCACGACGACTATCAGGTCGAGCTGGAGCGAGTCGATTGGAAGGCCGAACTTTGGGAAGGCAATGTTGAGTTTGATAAGCGTGTGAATCTCGATGATTTAGATGATCCTGATAAGCTTTCCGCCCAACCGAAGCATGAGCGTCGCGATCCGACGGAAGAGGAGCTTGCTGAGATGGAGTCGACTAATTGGGCGATCATCGAAGACGAAGTGTCCGAGTTGAAGAGCCGTATCTCGAATATGGGGCCAGTGAATCTCGATGCCAT of Lentimonas sp. CC4 contains these proteins:
- the smc gene encoding chromosome segregation protein SMC; translated protein: MYLKEIVISGFKSFADRTRLDLRRGVTAVVGPNGCGKSNIVDAIRWVLGEQSAKALRGASMQDVIFEGTDKRKGLPTCEVSLTFTDCEAELGTAFNEVEISRRVTRDGGSDYYINGKVSRLKDIQRLFANTGVGRVSYSFMLQGQIDQILSTNPSERRTIFEEAAGITLYKAQRKEALNKLSLVDANLARVTDVIEEVSRQIGSLKRQASKALRYQRIKHRLTHLDLAFSAYRFTSLKGSIDTLATRADELRKKLEAHTESMAADEEALAVQKAARADLNEKMQELQQRVFNLRSEKENSENQAEFSGIRMKDLEARIAEYQKEIQGLEAQQNELAERARNESENKQLQLDVVDDSDRIFRDRSDELVRAQEQLGEMEAQLQQRRQTVLHAENRINRSRSRCTTLEVDLKTYQVKHAALTETLLTLKEEVVVLEKGHADIQRLLARRREEQQLSESALEQARVDSKEILQQSRTMQEQIQEQDRGIARKTAQLNVLENLQAKFEGFGEGAKAILGDKLGEVVSKNSVSIISKELKVQPAYTSALETLLGQAAEALFIGDTKQALMVIDRLDADQLGRACLQVNLEAGHSKIPGVKLPDDIVAAVSVVLARDSSLSEAVARLLTNCYFAESLESFVKFWKAHPEFNFLLVATKNGEIIDCRGLIHGGRTSGKKSSSVIERESEIRKLRSEIETERKALNTLREQSTTLEDQRLVAEATVEEQRQRLSELASEVSGLVAEERNQGQKVEHNARSHHKSEDDLERLDAKHGDSVQELEEAQQELVAAEKALLEERQSGTDLEDAIAEARETRDQKREALADVRLELAEKKQRLESVDRVLGEVQRETASLQNRIIRRNQEIDTINEQIGQLKGSGAREREKSLELEKTLQVASASLSEDRAGIKEMDAVITGIDGSLGGRRNEGRTYDQEMTRLEIRLAEERSQIGFIHSAAHDDYQVELERVDWKAELWEGNVEFDKRVNLDDLDDPDKLSAQPKHERRDPTEEELAEMESTNWAIIEDEVSELKSRISNMGPVNLDAISEYTDLKERHDFLKNQSEDLWKAKNALVKTIDEINETSQKLFRDTFEQVRKNFAFTYEKISGGGESDLILVDSEDVLESGIDIIARPPGTRLKSVTLLSGGQRTMAAVALLFAIYLVKPSPFCVLDEIDAALDDANIGRFCETLHGFTEKSQFLIVTHNKRTISNADTVFGVTMPEKGVSKLLSMRFNQDTNRPELAGADNSQPF